AGACTTTGAAGCAATTTACCTTTAAAACACTCCTCCCTGataaacttattttcatttcacattCATGTAGTTATCACCCTGTGGAGGAAATGGTACACAATAAGCCAATGATTAGAAAACAGTAAGGAAAAGTGGCACAAAAGGCACAACTGCCTCTTGAATACCCATTTCCATCTCTGCGAAAGAGTGTGACATTAGCAGTGAGTACTGCACAGTGTTACAGAGCCTCTTTATGCTCACTTCAAAATGCTGGAAGTAACTATGAGCTGACATCAACTGGAGAACCACAACTTGACGAGTAAATCtccaaattacttttttttttaatgtttaggaAAAAAGTATACAAAATACTAAGCTCAACAGCCTGGCAGCCTAGTGCCAGGGCACCTCattgtcatttttgttttatttatcaaagcagcaagaaagacAACCCAGAATAATAGGAAGTGTGGAGTATTGGGAAACTGACCCCTCCAAAAGGAATCCAAGGACGTGCAACTATTCACACATAAAAAGTACAAATAaagtaatagtaataatttaATTACAAGACCTATAATGACTGCTTAGAGACCTTAGAGTgattacttaaaaatattattctgaaaTCCCTAGATGGCTGCAGTCAGTAGCTGTAGGtggtgaaaattaatttcaaccCCAACTGGCTGGCTCCCAGCCATCAACTGGGCAACTGCCTTGCCCAGGCAATCAATGCCAGTAGCTGCTTACAGTGTGCCCAAGCACTTTGAGccaaaactgaaggaaaagtcCGTGGACACAtacaattagaaaaatattatcataAATCCACCAACactaaagaaaaatctcttatcCAAAATATCCTAGGATGCTTTAGCAGCTCTATAACTTTGGTGTCTAAACTGAAATATAAACCAAATCTTTAAATCTGACTAAGTAAACGCATGAATGAGAATATTGCTATTTAAACAGTGGATCCGTCACATCAGAGAGATTTTAAGTAACACAAAGATACATCGttatacacatgcacatatatgcatttgtacacacacagacatcaTCCTGCCATACACAGGTTctgttttcctgcctccttTTGTTGCCTCTTCTGGCGATTTTGATGTGTCTGGAAGCTCACGTCACCGTGCGTTAACCATTTGGGGATGGATCATTCTTTTGCAACTTCTACCGCTATTTGAACAGTAGACATTTTCCTGTGCAGCCAGCTGCCATTACTGCTCATGTCATTTCACAAGCtccttctttcagaaaaatcctTCCTTAGTCAAGGCTAAATAACTAGGAAATTTTATAAGTGGAAATGAGCCCCTTAGTTCCAGTTTCTGTTTAACCATTACATTCTTAGACTTGGTCTACTCAAGCAAATTCTCTACCACTGCCTGCACAATTCGTTAGTTGAATGCTGTCCTCCTACTTACAGAAAGATGTGCAGGCAAATTTCAggattgttttttatttgttttgccttaaggatttcctttgaaaagatccccagcacttttttttttttttttttttttttttttttttccgtttcaCGGAATAATCGCCCAACCTGAAACCACACGATTCCGCAAAGTAGCCGCCGCTCCTGGCAGCCAGGCACCGGCAGCGAATCCACCCCGAACAAATATTTACAGGCATTAGCGCCGGGGAAAGGGGATCGCTCACACCTCCCCGGCGTGAAGGCCGACCCCACACACACttcctcaggaaaacaaaaacaccaagcaaccaaccaaccaaaaaaaaaaaccaaaccacaaacccacaacaaacaaacaaagccaaaaaccaaaaccaaccgaccaaacaaaaccaccaaaaaggTAAAAAGGTAAAGAAACGCACCCAGCGCTCCCCGTGGAGCAATCCGGGACTCGCccccctcttcccttcccacgaGGGCGACGCCGAGGAGCAGCCCCCAACGGTTTTTAACCGCTGCCGTTGCGCCCGTTGCCCAACGACCGTTACGCGGCGGTTACGCCGAGGGGCCGCTCGCGCCCCGGGGACCGCAACAACGAGGCCGGGGATGGTCCAGCCCGGCCCCACACGCCGCGCCGGGCTCGACCTTTCCCGGCCCCACACGGCGCGCCGGGCTTGACCCTTCCCGGCCTCGGCGGCGCCGTCTGGTGGCCGCCGCGGGTCCCGCCGCCTCAGCGCCGCGGCCGCGctgccgggccggggccggcgggggctgcggcggcgCCGTTCGCCCGCTCGGCCCCCGCGGCGCGGCCGATCCCCcaccccccgctcccgcccccggCGGAGCGGAGGCTGCATGGGGCGGTGCTGagcggcggagcggcggcgggcagCCATGCTGTCGAGGAAGGGGATCATCCCCGAGGAGTACGTGCTGACCCGGCTGGCGGAGGATGTGCCGGATCATGCCCGGTACCGCGCGCGGGAGCGGCGGGCGCGGTTTGTGGGCAAGAACGGTGCCTGCAACGTGGCCCATAAAAACATCCGGGAGCAGGGGCGCTTCCTCCAGGACGTCTTCACCACCCTGGTGGACCTCAAGTGGCCCCACACGCTGCTCATCTTCACCAtgtccttcctctgcagctggcTGCTCTTCGGCATGGTCTGGTGGCTCATCGCCTTCGCCCACGGAGACCTGGACCACAGCACCCGGCTGCAGCGTGACCCCGCAGAGGGGGCGGCAGGTGGCCCGTCTGGCTTTGTGCCCTGCGTGACCAGCATCCACTCCTTCACCTCCgccttcctcttctccatcGAGGTGCAGGTGACGATTGGCTTTGGGGGACGCATGGTGACGGAGGAGTGCCCAGCTGCCATCCTGGTGCTGATTGTGCAGAACATCGTGGGGCTGGTGATCAATGCCATCATGTTGGGCTGCATCTTCATGAAGACCTCGCAGGCCCACCGGCGGGCCGAGACCCTCATCTTCAGCAAGCACGCGGTCATTGCCCTACGGGAGGGCAAGCTCTGCTTCATGCTGCGGGTGGGTGACCTCCGGAAGAGCATGATCATCAGCGCCACCATCCGCATGCAGGTGGTGAAGAAGACCACCAGCCTGGAGGGGGAGGTGGTGCCCCTCAACCAGATTGACATCCAGATGGAGAACCCTGTGGGGGGCAACAGCATCTTCCTCGTCTCCCCACTCATCATCTACCATGTGATAGACAAGAACAGCCCCCTCTACGACATCTCCCCCTTGAACCTTCATCACCATGAGGACCTGGAGATCATTGTCATCTTGGAAGGGGTGGTGGAGACCACCGGCATCACCACTCAAGCCAGAACCTCCTACCTGGCGGATGAAATCCTCTGGGGCCAAAGGTTTGTGCCCATTGTGGCAGAGGAAGATGGGCGATACTCTGTGGACTACTCTAAATTTGGCAACACGGTGAAAGTGCCCACCCCTTCGTGTACTGCtaggcagctggaggaggacaAGAGCATTATGGACACTATGCCATTGTCCCCTAAAGGCACAATGAGGAAAAGGTCCGTCAAGCTAAAGCCCAAGTTTACCATAAGTGATAAGCCTTCCTGATGCCTTTTCACTGGGAAACTCTGTTAGGGCTTTGTGTCTGAAAGATCTCATAAACTCAAACCACTGAGGTggcctcttatttttttttttttttttttaaaattcaggttGCTAGCACAAGGTATGTTATCATGTTATTTATTGTGAGATAAATCTAAAgctaattctatttttttaaatgtgcgAGGGATTTCAAGAAGCACTGGGAGTAGGAAAATCATGGTCTGCAGCTTTAAATTTCAGTTCAGACTGTCCTATTTAATTGCACGATCGTTTTTCATTGATTCATCTACAGGTAGTGacatattttctcaaaaaataaatgtagatttttcCTCAGAGATTGCAGTACTTAGGGTCTTGCGGTGTCCTCAAGTCAGTAGGttttaactggttttttttctaacttgAACAATCAatatagcaaaataaaatattaataatataaagTAGGCTGGATTTAAGTCATAACAAAAGGGTCAGGCAATGTTATGTGTGACACAAGATGAGGTCTGGAAGTGTCTGTGTTTTATACTCTGTGTCTCAAAGAAATTAACTGCTGGGTTTGCTTCATCCATATTGTATGGAGGCATGCCTACCACATGCAAtatgaaatgtatttgaatatttacatttgtttgttttaaaacccGTTAcacttccaaaataaaacagtcaGGAATACCTTTTTGGACTG
Above is a window of Caloenas nicobarica isolate bCalNic1 chromosome 5, bCalNic1.hap1, whole genome shotgun sequence DNA encoding:
- the KCNJ11 gene encoding ATP-sensitive inward rectifier potassium channel 11, with translation MLSRKGIIPEEYVLTRLAEDVPDHARYRARERRARFVGKNGACNVAHKNIREQGRFLQDVFTTLVDLKWPHTLLIFTMSFLCSWLLFGMVWWLIAFAHGDLDHSTRLQRDPAEGAAGGPSGFVPCVTSIHSFTSAFLFSIEVQVTIGFGGRMVTEECPAAILVLIVQNIVGLVINAIMLGCIFMKTSQAHRRAETLIFSKHAVIALREGKLCFMLRVGDLRKSMIISATIRMQVVKKTTSLEGEVVPLNQIDIQMENPVGGNSIFLVSPLIIYHVIDKNSPLYDISPLNLHHHEDLEIIVILEGVVETTGITTQARTSYLADEILWGQRFVPIVAEEDGRYSVDYSKFGNTVKVPTPSCTARQLEEDKSIMDTMPLSPKGTMRKRSVKLKPKFTISDKPS